The genomic stretch TTCTTAGTCATATGGACTCCTTACTAATTTTAAAATCGCTTTCTCAAATGCTAGTATATCACCTTTTTAAGGAATTCGCATCAAGAAAAAGAAGTTTGAAAGTTAAAATTAAAAAAGTAGAGATTGCTTTTTCAGTCAATCTCTACTTTTTAATAATCAAATCAATAGCTTTAGCAAGGTTTTCTTCTTGCTGTTTAGGATCTGCTACGGGCTCTTCGATGACTTGATTGATTTTATTGCCAATGACAATACCAATGGTACGATTGATACTTGAACGAACAGCAGTTAGTTGTGTCACGATATCAATACATTCTTGGTCTTCGTCAATCATTTTTTGAATGCCCCGAAGTTGGCCTTCGGCACGTTTTAAACGGTTGATAATATCTTTTTTATCTGTTTTCATGAGGCCTCCTTTGATTTTATTATACCGGTGGTAGGTATATTTGTCAAACCTAAGACCTTTTTGTTGACAGGATAAAAGTAGCTATGATATTATTTTATCATACCTATAGGGGTATTCGATAGAAAGGAGAAAAAGCTTATTTTTCTTAAAAAACTATTTTCTCAGTCAGTGAGAACAATTACGACAAGTGAACTAGAAGCTGTTATGCAGGACAAGTCTACGGTTTTACTAGATGTTCGAACAGCTCAAGAATACACTGGGGGGCATATTAAGGGAGCACGACTTTTCCCGCTTGATAGAATTCATACCTACGAGGGTAAAAAAGAAAGTCCTGTTTACCTAATCTGTCATTCAGGAGCACGTAGCAAACGCGCTGCGAAACTCTTGAAAAAGAAAGGTTATGATGCCATTTCAGTTAAAGGTGGCATGCTTGCTTGGCAAGGAAAAACAATTGGAGGTAACAAATGAGTAAAATTTTGATTGTCGGTGGTGTCGCTGGGGGCATGTCAGCTGCGACACGTCTTCGCCGTTTGATGGAAGATGCTGAAATTATTGTTTTTGATAAAGGACCATACGTTTCATTTGCTAACTGTGGCTTACCTTTCCACGTTTCTGGAGAAATTGCAGAGCGTAGCAATTTACTAGTTCAGACACCTGAGCGATTGAAAGCACGCTTTAACATTGATGTACGTCCAGAATCAGAGGTCTTATCAGTTGATGCGGACAAGAAAGAAATCACCGTTCGTCATGATGATAAGGTCTACACAGAATCATATGATAAATTAATCCTATCACCAGGTGCCAAACCATTTGTCCCTCAAATGGAAGGTCTAGACAGTGCAGACAATGTTTTTGTGCTTCGCAATATTCCAGATTTGGATAAAATCATGGCAGCTTTGTCTGATGTGCAATCAGGAAATGCGACGGTTATCGGTGCTGGCTTTATTGGTCTAGAAATGGCAGAAAGCTTAGTCAAAAAAGGTTTGAAAGTGACCATCGTTGAAAGGGCACCGCATGTCTTACCGCCACTTGATGAAGAAATGTCTGCTTTTGTTAAGCAAGAGTTGGAAGAAAATGGTATCAAAGTTTATACCAATCAATCCGCTAAAGCTTTCAAAGATAATGGAAAAGTGATTATTTTGGAAGACGGTAGTGAGTTGACTTCAGATATTACTATTATGTCTGTTGGGGTTCAACCTGAATCAAGTCTCGCTAAAGAAGTTGGTCTTGAGCTCGGCCTTCGTGGCGGTATTTTGGTTAACCAAAACTACCAAACAAGTAACTCAGATATTTACGCAGTGGGTGATGCTATTATTGTTAAACAAGAAATCACTGGTCAAGATGCGCTTATTTCTCTTGCCAGTCCAGCGAACCGTCAAGGTCGTCAAGTAGCTGATAATATTGCTGGCATTGCGCGTCAGAATAAAGGTAGTATCGGAACAGCTATTGTGCGCGTCTTTGATTTAGCAGCGGCTTCGACAGGGCTAAGTGAACGTATAGCTCGTCAGCATTTTGATGATGTTGCTGTTGTTCATACGAATAACAAAGATCACGCTGGCTATTATCCAGGGGCAACTGATGTTGTTTTGAAATTGATTTTCAATAAGAAAACTGGTGTTATTTATGGAGCTCAAGCAGTTGGTCAAAAAGGTGTTGATAAACGTATCGATGTTTTAGCGACAGCCATTAAAGCAGGCTTGACCGTGGCAGATCTTCCAGAATTAGAATTTACTTATGCGCCACCATTTGGAGCAGCAAAAGACCCAGTTAATATGGCAGGATATGCTGCACTTAATGTCATTGAAGGCGTTAGTGAAAATATTCAATGGTATGATTTGGCTGACGAATTAGCCAAAGGCAAGGTCTTTCTTGATGTCCGTACTGAAGCAGAAGTTGCTAGAGGTTATATTGCAAATGGTATTAACATACCACTAGATAGTTTGCGTGACCGTTTGTCTGAGTTAGACCCTAACAAGGAATACATTATTAGCTGTCACAGCGGTCTTCGTTCTTACATTGGCGAACGTATCTTGAAGCAAAACGGTTTTAAAGTGAAAAACCTTGATGGGGCATACCACCTTTATAGTACTGTAAAACCAGAGGAGATTAAACGTGATTAAATACATTTCAGCTAGTCAACTACAAGAGGCTTTAAAGGAACAGCCATTAAACATTATCGATGTCCGTGAGCGAATGGAGTTTGCCATGGGACACGTCCCAACAGCAGTTAACCTTCCTTTGAGTGAATTTGTATCTGGCTACCAAGCACTTGATAAAGATAAAACATATCATATCATTTGCCAAAGTGGTGCCCGTTCAGAACAAGTCTGCTTTTTTCTAGATGACCAAGGCTATAAAGTGGTAAATGTTGATGGCGGCACATCAGCGTGGCCAGGAGCATTAGAATACTAATAGAACATTTTCTTTAAACATCTTCCTATTTTTTAGCAGGGCAAATTTGTCCTGCTTTTATGATATAATCATTTTATGACTGATAAAAATGATATTTTACAAAGGGCTGAAAAGCTTGTTTATGATAAATTACACGCAGAAGCTAGTGGTCATGACTGGTGGCATGCGGTTCGTGTGAGAAATACAGCGCGTGAATTAGCCGAAAAAGAAGGAGCAGATAGCTTTATCTGTCAGTTGACTGCTTTGGTGCATGATATGGCTGATGAAAAGTTAAATGATGATCCTAAGCAAGCTCTAGCTAATTTAAAAGCTTGGCTCGTTGAGCGGCAACTTTCTCAAGCAGACGTTGAACATGTTATTCAAATCATCAATACCATGTCTTTTAAAGGAGATGGTAGCAGTGTTCCAGCAACTTTAGAAGGAAAAGTTGTGCAAGATGCTGACCGTTTGGATGCTATTGGTGCGATTGGTATTGCGCGTTGCATGGCTTATTCAGGCAGCAAGGGTCGTCCGATTCATGACCCCAGCATGACTGCCCGTGAACATTTGACTGCTGAGGAGTATCGTAATGGCAAGGACACAGCAATCATGCATTTTTACGAGAAACTGCTTAAACTTAAAGACTTGATGAACACAAGCCACGCTAGAAAAATGGCTGAGCACCGCCACGCTGTTTTGGAAGAATTCTTAAAAGAATTCTACGCAGAATGGGATGGCAAGTTGTAAGAAGGAGAGACTGATATGACGATTAGACGAGCAAAAGAAAGTGATATTTCAAAACTGATTGATTTACTAGAGCAAGTTCTCTTGGTGCACCACAAGGTTAGACCTGATTTGTTCCAAGAAAAGGGTGTCAAATATACGGAAGCCCAATTAGCTGAGCTGATTGCTGATGATAATCGTCCGATTTTTGTCTATGAAGACGAAGAGGGACAAGTTCTTGGGCATATGTTTACCGTTATCGAGCAATCGTCAGCGCCAAAAGTGCCGCAAAAGACACTTTTTATTGATGATTTGTGTGTGGATGAAGCTGCGCGTGGGCAAAAAATCGGTGAGCAGTTATATCAGTTTGCCTTGCAGTATGCCAAAGAGATTGGTTGTTACAACTTAACGTTGAATGTCTGGAGTGCTAATAAATCAGCAGTTCGTTTCTATGAACGCCAAGGCATGACACCGCAAGAAACACGCATGGAACAGATTATTGATTAAAAATAGAAGTCACGAGAAATCGTGGCTTTTTAGCAGCTGAAATTTCTAAAATCAAGTGCGGAAACCGCTTTATCTGATTATATAATTATGAGAATAGTTGTTAAATTGCTAATTTTAATGAGATGCCGAAAATCTACTGCCAAATATGGGAAATTATGCTACAATTAAGGAGAACACAGTTAGCTAGAATAGCTGACTTTAATAGAAAGGGTAATAATGACTGACAAATCTACTTTGAACGATGTTCAAAAAATCATTGTTCTTGACTATGGTAGCCAGTACAACCAATTGATTGCTCGTCGTATCCGTGAATTTGGTGTCTTCTCTGAACTACGAAGCCACAAAATTACAGCAGACGAAGTTCGTGCAATTAACCCAATTGGTATCGTACTTTCAGGTGGTCCAAACTCAGTTTATGCTGATAATGCTTTTGGCATTGATGAGGAAATTTTTGAATTGGGTATTCCAATTCTTGGTATCTGTTATGGTATGCAATTGTTGACTGACAAACTTGGTGGTAAAGTTGTTCCAGCTGGACAAACTGGTCACAGCGAATACGGTCAATCAACACTTCGTCTAAAAGCTAAATCAGAACTTTTTGCTGAAACACCAGATGAACAAACTGTTTTGATGAGCCACGGCGATGCTGTTACTGAAATTCCTGCAGGCTTCCACTTGGTTGGGGACTCTGCTGATTGCCCTTACGCAGCAATTGAAAATACTGAGAAGAAAATCTTCGGTATCCAATTCCACCCAGAAGTTCGTCACTCAGTATATGGTAACGATATTTTACGTAACTTTGCTTTCCGAATCTGTGGTGCTAAAGGCGATTGGTCAATGGATAACTTCATCGATTTGCAAATCAATGAAATCCGTCAAAAAGTTGGAGACCGTAAAGTTCTTTTGGGACTTTCAGGTGGTGTTGACTCATCAGTTGTAGGTGTCCTTCTTCAACGTGCTATCGGTGACCAATTGACATGTATTTTCGTTGACCACGGTCTTCTTCGTAAAGGAGAAGGTGACCAAGTTATGAACATGCTTGGTGGTAAATTCGGCTTGAACATCATCCGTGTTGATGCTTCAAAACGTTTCTTAGACCTTCTTGCTGGCGTTGATGACCCAGAGAAAAAACGTAAAATCATCGGTAATGAATTTGTCAGTGTATTTGACGACGAAGCAAGCAAACTTAAAGGTGTTGACTTCCTAGCACAAGGTACTCTTTACACAGACGTTATCGAATCTGGTACAGATACAGCACAAACAATCAAATCACACCACAACGTTGGTGGTCTTCCAGAAGACATGCAATTTGAATTGATTGAACCACTTAACACACTTTTCAAAGACGAAGTTCGTGCGCTTGGTACAGCTCTTGGTATGCCTGACGAAATCGTTTGGCGCCAACCATTCCCAGGACCAGGACTTGCTATCCGTGTAATGGGTGAAATCACAGCAGAACGTCTTGAAACAGTTCGTGAATCTGATGCTATCCTTCGTGAAGAAATTGCTAAAGCTGGTCTTGACCGTGATATCTGGCAATACTTCACAGTTAACACAGGTGTTCGCTCAGTTGGTGTTATGGGTGATGGACGTACTTACGATTACACAATCGCAATCCGTGCAATCACATCAATCGACGGTATGACAGCAGACTTTGCACGTATCCCATGGGATGTTCTTCAAAAAATCTCTGTTCGTATTGTAAATGAAGTTGACCACGTTAACCGCATCGTCTACGATATTACAAGTAAACCACCTGCAACAGTAGAATGGGAATAATGTACAGCGATTTGCAGTACATTAGTACAAGAGAGCTGATGCATTACCCCTGTAATAGTGGCCTAAGAACAAGGAGCAAAAGCGACGATGTGATTAGTTAGCCATGAACTGCTGAATTGCTGGGAGTTTAAATGATATACCCACTTAGAACAAGATAGTCTAAGTGGGTTTTTATTTTTTGTTTAACACCAAAAATTACTAAGTTTTTGCTAATGTTGCATGTTATAATATTTTCTTAAGAAGGAAAGTATTATGTTTTATACAATAGAACAGATATAGTCGGCTTTTATTTTATGATGTTACTTAGAGTAACAATGTTGTTTATCAAAGTATATTTAAAAAATAACCAATATATTGTACTATCTGTATAAAGGAGAAGAAAGTAAAATGAACATTTCAGAAAAAATCAAAAATATTAGGAACACTGAAAACTTAACTCAAGAAAAATTTGCAGAGCGAATTAATGTTTCAAGAAATGCAGTTGCAAAATGGGAAACTAATAGAGGCTATCCAGATATTCAA from Streptococcus ruminicola encodes the following:
- a CDS encoding HD domain-containing protein; translated protein: MTDKNDILQRAEKLVYDKLHAEASGHDWWHAVRVRNTARELAEKEGADSFICQLTALVHDMADEKLNDDPKQALANLKAWLVERQLSQADVEHVIQIINTMSFKGDGSSVPATLEGKVVQDADRLDAIGAIGIARCMAYSGSKGRPIHDPSMTAREHLTAEEYRNGKDTAIMHFYEKLLKLKDLMNTSHARKMAEHRHAVLEEFLKEFYAEWDGKL
- a CDS encoding rhodanese-like domain-containing protein, which produces MRTITTSELEAVMQDKSTVLLDVRTAQEYTGGHIKGARLFPLDRIHTYEGKKESPVYLICHSGARSKRAAKLLKKKGYDAISVKGGMLAWQGKTIGGNK
- a CDS encoding GNAT family N-acetyltransferase, with the protein product MTIRRAKESDISKLIDLLEQVLLVHHKVRPDLFQEKGVKYTEAQLAELIADDNRPIFVYEDEEGQVLGHMFTVIEQSSAPKVPQKTLFIDDLCVDEAARGQKIGEQLYQFALQYAKEIGCYNLTLNVWSANKSAVRFYERQGMTPQETRMEQIID
- a CDS encoding rhodanese-like domain-containing protein — its product is MIKYISASQLQEALKEQPLNIIDVRERMEFAMGHVPTAVNLPLSEFVSGYQALDKDKTYHIICQSGARSEQVCFFLDDQGYKVVNVDGGTSAWPGALEY
- a CDS encoding FAD-dependent oxidoreductase, whose amino-acid sequence is MSKILIVGGVAGGMSAATRLRRLMEDAEIIVFDKGPYVSFANCGLPFHVSGEIAERSNLLVQTPERLKARFNIDVRPESEVLSVDADKKEITVRHDDKVYTESYDKLILSPGAKPFVPQMEGLDSADNVFVLRNIPDLDKIMAALSDVQSGNATVIGAGFIGLEMAESLVKKGLKVTIVERAPHVLPPLDEEMSAFVKQELEENGIKVYTNQSAKAFKDNGKVIILEDGSELTSDITIMSVGVQPESSLAKEVGLELGLRGGILVNQNYQTSNSDIYAVGDAIIVKQEITGQDALISLASPANRQGRQVADNIAGIARQNKGSIGTAIVRVFDLAAASTGLSERIARQHFDDVAVVHTNNKDHAGYYPGATDVVLKLIFNKKTGVIYGAQAVGQKGVDKRIDVLATAIKAGLTVADLPELEFTYAPPFGAAKDPVNMAGYAALNVIEGVSENIQWYDLADELAKGKVFLDVRTEAEVARGYIANGINIPLDSLRDRLSELDPNKEYIISCHSGLRSYIGERILKQNGFKVKNLDGAYHLYSTVKPEEIKRD
- a CDS encoding metal-sensitive transcriptional regulator, whose protein sequence is MKTDKKDIINRLKRAEGQLRGIQKMIDEDQECIDIVTQLTAVRSSINRTIGIVIGNKINQVIEEPVADPKQQEENLAKAIDLIIKK
- the guaA gene encoding glutamine-hydrolyzing GMP synthase produces the protein MTDKSTLNDVQKIIVLDYGSQYNQLIARRIREFGVFSELRSHKITADEVRAINPIGIVLSGGPNSVYADNAFGIDEEIFELGIPILGICYGMQLLTDKLGGKVVPAGQTGHSEYGQSTLRLKAKSELFAETPDEQTVLMSHGDAVTEIPAGFHLVGDSADCPYAAIENTEKKIFGIQFHPEVRHSVYGNDILRNFAFRICGAKGDWSMDNFIDLQINEIRQKVGDRKVLLGLSGGVDSSVVGVLLQRAIGDQLTCIFVDHGLLRKGEGDQVMNMLGGKFGLNIIRVDASKRFLDLLAGVDDPEKKRKIIGNEFVSVFDDEASKLKGVDFLAQGTLYTDVIESGTDTAQTIKSHHNVGGLPEDMQFELIEPLNTLFKDEVRALGTALGMPDEIVWRQPFPGPGLAIRVMGEITAERLETVRESDAILREEIAKAGLDRDIWQYFTVNTGVRSVGVMGDGRTYDYTIAIRAITSIDGMTADFARIPWDVLQKISVRIVNEVDHVNRIVYDITSKPPATVEWE